The stretch of DNA CCATCTCGTCGTAGTAGCGGATGGTGCGGAAGCTGTACCCGACCCGCTCGACGACCTCGCCGATCTGCATGAGTCCCGACACCACTACCCCCTGCTCGTCGGCCCGTCGTCGTCACGACGACAGTCGATCGTAACGGTCGGGGCACGTCGGGACGGCACCCTCGGCGTCGTCTCACCCGTTCGTTCGCGCAACCGACCGCGCGCCAGGTGTTCCCAGCGGGGCGGGTGGTGGCTACTCTTCACGCTGTGACGGGTCTGACTACTCTGGGTGACGACTGTGACTGAGCGCACCACCCGCCGGACGCTGCTGCTGGCGTTCGCCTCCGCCGTCCCCGTCGCCGCCCTCGCGGGACTGCAGGGGTCCGCGGCCGCCGACCCCGTCTACCCCAGCCAGGGCGACGTCGACGCGGCCCAGTCCGCGGCCGACGCCAAGGCCGCCCAGGTCGCCTCCCTCCAGGCCCAGTTGGCCGCTCAGCAGGACGCGCTCGACGCCGCGCAGACGAAGCTGTCCGTCGCCGCCGAGGACTACGACGAGGCCCGCGCGCTCCTGCAGCAGCGCACCGAGGAGGCCACCGCCGCCCAGGCCGCCGCCGACCGCGCGGCCGCCGCCTACGCCCAGGCCCGCACCGCGCTGGGCCGCGTCGCCTCCGAGCAGTACCGCGGGGTCTCCGACGGGTGGTCCCCGCTGGCCACCGTCGTGACGACCGGCGACATCGAGGGCTACGTCAACGGCCAGGCCACCCTCGACCACGTCGCGGGCAACCGCGCCGACGTCCAGCAGGAGGCCGCCGATGCCAAGGCGCTCGCGCAGTCCACCGCCGCGCAGGCCGCCGCCGCCAAGACGGCGCAGGAGGACGCGACGACGAAGGCCGCCGCCGCCCGCGCCGTCGCCCAGCAGGCCGCCGACGCCGCCAACAGCGTGGTCGCGTCCACGCAGCAGCAGACGGACGCGCTCCTCGCCCAGCTCGCGACGCTGCAGCAGACGACCGTCCAGCTCGAGCAGCAGCGGCAGGCCGGTCTGGAGGCCGAACGTCAGGCCGCCGCGGCCGCCGCCGCCCAGGCCGCGGCGCAGGCGGCCGCGCGCGCCTCCTCCGCCGGCGGGGGGTCGGCCGCCTCCGTCCGCCGGGCCGCCGCCCCGACGGCGGGCGCGGGCACCGCGGTGGACTGGGCGCTCGCCCAGCTCGGCAAGCCGTACGTCTGGGCCGCCGACGGCCCCGACTCCTTCGACTGCTCCGGCCTGACGATGCAGGCCTGGGCCGCGGCGGGCGTCTCGCTGCCGCACTCCTCGCGGATGCAGTACTCCGGCCAGGCCAAGGTCGACCTGGCCGACCTCGCCCCCGGCGACCTCGTGTTCTACGCCACCGACACCTCGAACCCCTCGACCATCCACCACGTCGGGATGGTCATCGCGCCGGGCACGATGGTCGAGGCGCCGCACACCGGCGCGAACGTGCGCACCAGCTCGATCTACCGCTCGGGGCTCATGTCCCTGGGGACCCGCCCCTCCTGACCCGCGGTCCCCGCGCGCCGACCTCGTCGTCGTCGCGCGCGGCCCGGGGGTCGGGCTCGTTGACGCGAAGGGCCGAACCTACCGGCCCGTCGCGTCAACGACATCCCACCGCAGCGGCGTCAGTGGCCGGAAGCGCCCAGCTCGTACGAGGTGCCCTTGGCCCGCTCGAAGCTCGCCTGGATCTCCTTCTCGGCCTCCTCGCGACCGGCCCAGTTGGCGCCCTCGACGCTCTTGCCGGGCTCGAGGTCCTTGTAGGTCTCGAAGAAGTGCTGGATCTCCAGGCGGTCGAACTCGGAGATGTCCGCGAGGTCCTGGATGTTCGCCCAGCGGGGGTCACCCGCGGGGACGGCGAGGATCTTGTCGTCGCCGCCGGCCTCGTCGCGCATGTGGAACAGGCCGATGGCGCGGCAGCTGATGAGGCAACCGGGGAACGTCGGCTCCTCGAGGATGACGAGGACGTCCAGCGGGTCCCCGTCCTCGCCCAGCGTGCCCTCGATGAAGCCGTAGTCGTGCGGGTACCGCGTCGACGTGAAGAGCATGCGGTCCAGGCGGATCCGGCCCGACTCGTGGTCGACCTCGTACTTGTTGCGCTGACCCTTGGGGATCTCGATGGTCGCGTCGAACTCGGCTGGGGTGCTCACGTGGCTCCTCTCGACCGGGGTCGCCCGACCCCGTCCGTCACGGTGTGGTTCGCGGTCGGCCGGAGGACTCCCGGCCGACGGACCGCGCTAGTGTCGCGCAGACAGGGGCTCTGGAACGAACCGGGTGCGACGCGCTGTGCGCCGCCCGTGACGAGCGGGCGAGCCGGAGGACGACGGGGGAGCGGCGTGCGCAGGGTCCGGACCGTCCTGGTCTCCGGCGTCGCCGTCGTGGTCCTCGCCGCCGGGTACGCGGGTCTGGACGTCGCCGGTGCCGTGCCCGGCCCCCTCACCACCACCCCGGCCCCGACCGCGAGCCCCCTGCCGACGGCCCCCGGCGCGCAGCGGCCCCCCGCGTCCCCCACGCCCGTCCTGCCCACCCTGGGCGCGGACGCCCCCGTCCCCGACCCGGCGGTCCTGGCCCGCACGGTCGGTCCGCTGCTCACCGACCCCGCCCTGGGCGCGTCGGTCTCCGCCCGCGTCGTCGACGCGAGCACCGGCCGGGCCCTGCTGGCCACCGCCGAGACCGTCCCGCGCACCCCCGCCTCGACGACGAAGATCCTCACGGCCGTCGCTGCCCTGCGCGCCCTCGGCGACACGACCCGCGTCCAGACCCGGGTCGTCGCCGGCGCCACGCCCGACGAGGTCGTCCTCGTCGCCGGCGGGGACGTCCTGCTCGCGGCCGGGGCGGGCGACCCCGACGCCGTCGACGGTCACGCCGGCCTCGGCGACCTCGCCGCGCAGACGGCCGCGTCCCTGCGCGCCGCGGGCCGCACGACGGTCGCCGTCCGCCTCGACGACGGGCTGTTCACCGGTCCCACGACGTCGCCCGGCTGGGGCGCCGGCGACGTCGGCGCCGGGTTCGTCATGCCCATCGCGCCGCTCGCGGTCGACGAGGCCCGGCTCGCCGACGCCGAGAACGCCCCGCGCGCGGCCGACCCGGCGATGGCCGCGGCCCGCACGTTCGCGCAGGCCCTCGCCGCCGACGGCATCACCGTCCTGGACCCCGGCGGTGGTCCCGTCGTCCGGGCCGCGGCCCCGCCGGGCGCCACGGTGCTCGGTTCCGTCGCGTCGGCGACCACGTCCGAGCAGGTCGAGCTCATGCTCACCGCCAGCGACAACACCCTCGCCGAGGTCCTCGCCCGCCGCGTCGCGCTGGCGACCGACCGGCCGGGCACCTTCGACGACGCGTCCGCGGCCGTCGTCGAGGAGGTCGCGGCCCTCGGCGTCGACGTCACCGGCGTCCAGCTGCAGGGGGCCAGCGGGCTCGGCCGCGACACCCGCATCACGGCCCGGGCGCTCACCGACGTCCTGTCGCTCATCGCCGCCGGCGAGCACCCCGAGCTGGGACCCGTCGCGGCCGGGCTGCCGGTGGCCGGCGTGACGGGCACGCTGCACGACCGCTACGACCAGCCCGACTCCACCGCCGCCGCCGGGGTCGTCCGCGCCAAGACCGGCACGCTGACCGGCGTGAGCAGCCTCGCCGGGTTCCTGCGCGACGCCGACGGGCGGCTGCTGGCCTTCGCGGTGATGTCCGACAGCGTCGCCCCGGGCGGCTCCGTCCTCGCCCGCCGCGCCCAGGACCGGTTCGCGACGGCGCTCGCGGGGTGCGGCTGCCGCTAGGCGCCGTCCCGCCGGTCGGTGGGGGCACGGGGTGACCCTGCGCCCGTTGACCGGGCACAGGGTGGCCCCGTGCCCGAACGTGCGTGGGCGGCTGTCCCGTGCCCGGTCCCGCGCGCGGGCCGCCGCCGCGTACGGTGCGGGCATGCACGCACGCGGTGACGAGGCGGTCGGGGACGGGCCGGCGGTGACCCAGCTCCGGACCGGGGTCGACGACGGTGGTCCGGACGTCCAGCTCGAGGGCCGGTCCGTCGTGGACCTGGTCGACTTCGACCTCGCCGCCCAGGTCGCCGGCCGCCTCGTCGGCCCCGGCCCGAAGCTGAGCCGCACCGAGATCGACGACGTCGTCGCCGAGCTGCGCACCGCGGCCGCCGAGGCCGCCGGACCCGTCGCGAGCACCGCGCACCTGCCCTCGCCCGAGCCCATGCCGCCGGCCCTCGTCGTCGACCGCGCCTCGTGGGCGCAGGCCAACGTCGACGCCTTCCGCGCGCTGCTGGCGCCCGTCGTCGTCCCGCACCGTCCCGGCTCGCCCCCCGGCCGCGCGGGGCAGGCCGTCGACCGCGCCACCACGGCCGTCGGGCGGCGCACGACCGGCGCCGAGCTCGGCAGCCTCATCGCGTTCCTGTCCAGCCGCGTCCTCGGGCAGTTCGACGTCTTCGCCGGGCTCGACGCCCCCGACGGCCGGGTGGAACCGGGTCGGCTGCTGCTCGTCGCGCCCAACGTCGTGCAGGTCGAACGCGACCTCGGCGTCGACCCGCACGACTTCCGCCGCTGGGTCTGCCTGCACGAGGAGGCGCACCGGCTGCAGTTCGGGGCGCACCCGTGGTTGCGCGAGCACGTCACCGCGGAGGCGCGCGGGCTGTCCGGGGAGCTGCTGGCCCAGCCGCGCGACCTGACCGAACGCCTCGCCGGTGTCCTGCAGTCGCTGCCGGACGTCCTGCGCGGCACGGCGGAGGGGTCCGGGATCGGCCTGGCCGACCTCCTGCAGACGCCCGCCCAGCGCGAACGCGTGTCCCGGCTCGTCGCCGTCATGTCGCTGCTCGAGGGCCACGCCGACGTCGTCATGGACGACGTCGGTCCCCAGGTCGTGCCGAGCGTGGCGACCATCCGGTCCCGCTTCACCCAGCGCCGCAAGGGCGGTGGCAGCCTCGACCAGGTCCTGCGCCGGCTGCTCGGCCTCGACGCCAAGACCCGCCAGTACGCCGACGGGGCCAAGTTCGTCCGCGGGGTCGTCGGCCGGGTCGGCTGGGACGGGCTCAACGCCGTGTGGACGGGGCCCGAGCAGCTGCCGCGACCGGCCGAGATCGCCGACCCCGCCGCCTGGGTCACCCGCGTCCACGGCTGAGCCGTGAGCGGACCCCCGGCGGCCGTCGCGGCCGTGCGGGTCGCCGTCCGGCACTGCCTGCGGGACCTGCCGCCCGGGCCGGTGCTCGTCGCCTGCTCGGGCGGGGCCGACTCGCTCGCCCTGGCCGCCGCCACGGCGTTCGAGGCGCGGACCGCCGGACGCCCGGCGGGGCTCGTCACCGTCGACCACGGCCTGCACCCGGACTCGGCCGCCGTCGCCGACCGCGTCGTCGCGCTCGGGCACGCGCTCGGGCTCGACCCGGTCCGCGCGGTCCGGGTCGCGGTGGGCCGGACGGGTGGTCTCGAGGCGGCCGCCCGGACCGCCCGGTACGCCGCGCTGGAGTCCGTCGCCGCCGACGTGGGGGCCGTCGCCGTGCTGCTGGCGCACACCCTCGACGACCAGGCCGAGACCGTGCTGCTCGGACTGGCCCGGGGGTCCGGGACGCGGTCCCTGGCCGGGATGGCCGCCGCCCGCGGACTCCTCCACCGACCCCTGCTCGGTGTGGCCCGCGAGACCGTCCGGCAGGCCTGCGCGGACGAGGACCTGCCCGTGTGGGAGGACCCCGCCAACGCCGACGACCGGTTCCTGCGGGTGCGGGTGCGCCGCGACGTGCTGCCGCTGCTGGAGTCCGCGCTGGGTCCCGGGGTCGCCGCCGCCCTGGCCCGGACGGCCCGCGCCGCCCGCGACGACGCCGATGCGCTCGACGCCCTGGCCGCGCAGGCCGACCCCTTCGCCGACGGGTCGGCGGCCGTCGAGGACCTCCTCGCCGCCCCGGCCGCTCTGCGCCGGCGGTGGCTGCGGTCGGCGGCGCTCGCCGTCGGGTGTTCCGCGAGCGCACTCACGGCGGGGCACGTCGACGCGCTCGAGGCGCTGCTGCTGGACTGGCGCGGGCAGGGGCCCGTGCACCTGCCGGGCGGTGCGGAGGGCGCCCGCGCGTGTGGCAGGCTCGTGCTCACCCCCCACCCAGACAGATGACCCACGGGAGACTTGCGTGGACGCCGCCACCGCCGGGACCGACCTCGAGCACGTCCTGCTGAGCCGGGAGCAGGTGGCGACCCGCATCGCCGAGCTCGCCGCCGAGCTCGACCGCGACTACGCCGACAAGGACGTCCTGCTCGTCGGCGTCCTCAAGGGCGCGGTCATGGTCATGGCCGACCTCTCGCGCGCCATGAGCATCCCGCTGTCGATGGACTTCATGGCCGTCAGCTCCTACGGCTCGGGCACCAAGAGCTCCGGCGTCGTCCGGATCCTCAAGGACCTCGACACCGACATCTCCGGCCGCCACGTGCTCGTCGTCGAGGACATCATCGACTCCGGGCTCACGCTGTCCTGGCTGCTGGCGAACCTGTCCTCCCGCGGCCCGGCCTCGGTCAAGGTGTGCGCGCTGCTGCGCAAGCCCGAGGCCGCCAAGGTCGAGGTCGACGTGTCCTACATCGGCTACGACATCCCCAACGAGTTCGTCGTCGGCTACGGCCTGGACTTCGCGGACAAGTACCGCAACCTGGACTGCGTCGCGACCCTGGCGCCGCACGTCTACAGCTGAGGTCGGTCGGGCTCCCGTGGCATCCTGATCGAAGGCTCCACAGCGTCGGAGGAGGCAGCGATGAGCACCACCGTCGAACGGTCTGCGCCCCGAACCGTCGTGGCACACGGTGACGCGCTGGACGACTGGCTCGCCGAGCGGCGCCGGCTGGGGCAGGACAGCCGCGACGAGGTCTGGGACGGGGTCTACCACGTGGTTCCGCACGCGCACAGCAGCCACGGACGGCTGGCGTACCGGCTCGGCATCGCGCTCGCCGCCCCGGCGGCCGAGCGGGGGCTGTCCCCCATGGGGGAGTTCAACCTCGGAACCGGGGACCGCGACTATCGGGTGCCCGACATGGGATGGACGTCCACACCCCTGGAGGAGTCGACCCTCTACGTCCCGTCGGTCGAGGTCGTCGTGGAGTTCGAGTCCCCCGGCGACGAGACGTGGGCCAAGGTCCCGTACTACTTCGAGCGGAGGGTCGGCGAGGTCTGGGTCGTCACTCCACAGACGTCGTCGGTCCAGGTGCTCTCCGGTCCCGATCGACTGGAGCAGCGCAGCGCGGTGCTGGGAGTGGGCACGGACGAGGTCGCGGCCGCGCTGGGCTGGCGCTGACGCTCCCTCAGAACCGCAGGACGACCCGCCCCTCGTTGTCCGGGTCGACGGCGGCGCCCGTGACGAGCTTCGCGATCTGCGGCTGCCGCAGGTACGTCAGCACCCGCGCGCGCAGCTTGCCCTCACCCTTGCCGCAGATGATCTCCGCGCTCGGCTCGCCGCTGGCGGCCGCGCGCAGGACGAACGTCCGCAGGGTGGTGTCGATGTCCCGGGTGTTGCGGAACACGGAGTGCAGGTCGACGGACATCACGCCGCCCACTCTGCACCTCACCCGATGCGCGCGAGCACCTCACCCGCGCCGATCGCGGTGCCCTCCGAGGTGACCCGCCGCAGCGTCCCCGCCCGGTGGGCGGTGAGACGCGCCTCCATCTTCATCGCCTCCACGACGGCGACGTCCTGACCCGCCGCGACCTCCGCCCCGTCCTCGACGAGCCAGCTCGTCAGCGTCCCGGGGGCTGAGGCGGTGAGGGCGTCCTCCTCCGGACCGGTGTCCTCCACAGCGGCGGGGGCGACGGAGCCGAGCGCGGCGAGGAACTCCGCGGGCAGCCCGACGGTCGCCATCCGCCCGTCGATCTCGACGGGGAAGCGGCGCAACGCCGGCGCGGTGACCGGCGCCGGGCGCAGCTGCGGTTCCAGTCGCGGCATGAGCTCGGACTCGATCCACTGCGTGTGGACGGCGAAACCGTCGGTCGAGAAGTCCGGTTCGTCGACGACGGCGCGGGCGAACGGCAGCACGGTCGCGATGCCGGTGACGTGGAACTCCGCCAGCGCGCGGCGGGCGCGGGCCAGCGCGGTGTCGCGGTCGGCGGCGTGGACGAGCAGCTTCCCGGCGAGGGAGTCGAACGCGGCCTGGACGGTGTCGCCGGCCTCGACCCCGCCGTCCCACCGCACGCCCGGACCCGAGGGCACCCGCAGCTCCTCGACCCGGCCTGCGCTGGGCAGGAACCCCCGGCCCGGGTCCTCGGCGTTGACTCGGAACTCGAACGCGTGGCCCCGCGGCTCGGGCGTCGTGAGGAAGGACGGCCCGGACCCCTCGGCGATGCGGAACTGCTCGCGCACCAGGTCGGTCCCCGTGACCAGTTCGGTGACGGGGTGCTCGACCTGCAGGCGGGTGTTCACCTCGCAGAACGACAACGTGCCGTCCGCGCCGAGCAGGAACTCCACGGTCCCCGCGCCGCGGTACTGCACCGCGGCGCAGATGTCGCGGGCCGCGCGGTGGACGGTCTCGCGCTGCTCGGCGGTGAGGCCGGGGGCGGGCGCCTCCTCGACGAGCTTCTGGTTCCGGCGCTGCAGCGAGCAGTCCCGGTCCCCGACGACCGTGACGGAACCCCTCCCGTCGCCGAGCACCTGGACCTCCAGGTGCCGGGGGCGGTCGAGGAACTTCTCCACGAAGCACTCACCGCGGCCGAACGCGGCGACGGCCTCGCGGGTCGCGGACTCGAAGGCGTCGGGGATCTCCTCGCGCGTGCGCGCCACCCGCATCCCGCGTCCGCCGCCGCCGTGCGCGGCCTTGACCACGATGGGCAGCCCGAACTCGTCGGCGAACGCCTCCGCCTCCGCGGCATCGGCCAGCGGTCTCGTCGACCCCGGGGCCAGCGGGGCGCCGGCGTCGCGGGCGATGGCGCGCGCCGTCACCTTGTCGCCGAGGGCCTCGATGGTCTCCGGGGCCGGCCCGATCCACGTCAGCCCTGCGGCCTCGACGGCCCGCGCGAACTCCGCGTTCTCGGACAGGAACCCGTAGCCGGGGTGGACGGCGTCAGCACCCGACGTCTCCGCCGCGGCCAGCAGCGCGTCCACGTCCAGGTACGTCTCCGCCGCGGTGGTGCCGGGCAGCGCGACGGCCGCGTCGGCCAGCCGGACGTGCAGGGCGCCGGCGTCCTGGTCGGCGTAGACGGCGACGGACCGCAGCCCCGCCTCGGCGGCGGCGCGGACGACGCGCACGGCGATCTCGCCGCGGTTGGCGATCAGGACGGTCTTCACGACAGCTACCTCCGGTGTTCAGGTGGTCACGGGGCTGCGGGGAAAACACTCTTTCCGCCCTCGGGACGCCCCCACAGGGGCGGAAGGAGTGTTTTCCACGCGGGTCGGGGCTGGGTCAGAGGTCGGCGAAGGGGGCGCGGGAGCGGAAGCGGACGCGGGCGCCGGGGGGCAGCTGACCCACCAGGTCGAGGTGGGCGTCGACGACGGCGCCGATGACGGGGTACCCGCCGGTCAGGGGGTGGTCCGGGCCGAAGAGGACGGGTTGCCCGTCCGGCGGGACCTGGATCGCGCCGGTCACGGCACCCTCGCTGGGCAGTTCCCCGGCGCGGCGGCGTTCCAGCGGCGTTCCCGCCAGGCGGAGGCCGACGCGGTCGGACCGGGGCGTGACCTCCCACTCCTGGGCCAGCAGGGATGCCACCGCCTCGTCGGTGAACCAGTCGGTGCGTGGCCCGAGGACGACGTCGAGCTCGACGACCTGCCCGCGGCGGGGGAGTTCCGCGACGGGGTGCGGGCCGGGGTCGACGGCGTGCGGGGCAGCGGCGGGTCCGTGCAGCGCGAGGCGGTCCCCGGCGGCCAGCGGGCGGGGGCCGACGCCGGACAGCGTGTCGGTGGCCAGCGACCCGAGGGCGGCGGGGACGGCGGGACCTCCGCGGACCGCGACGACCGTGCGCACCCCGGAACGCTGCGCCCCGAGCCGCAGTTCGTCGCCGTCCTCGACGGCCACGGGCTGCGCGGCCGGGACGGGGAGACGCGTTCCGTCCGCCGCCACCACCGACGCGTCGGTGTCCGCCCCGGCCAGGGCGAGCACACCGGCGCCGGTGAAGCGCAGCACGGCCCCGCCCCCGGCGAGTTCCAGGACGGCGGTGCCCGGAGAGTTCCCGACGGCCCGGTTCGCGCACCGCAGCGCACCCCGGTCGGCCGCTCCGGAGGCGGCCACCCCTTCGGCCAGGTGGCCCGGGCGCCCGAGGTCCTGCAGCAGCAGCTGCACCCCCGGGGAGACGACGTCGACCGAGAACGGCGACGCGACGGGTTCCGGATCCGGCGCCCGGAGCACCACGAGGTCCCGCTCGACCTGCTGGAACCGGACCGTCGTGCCCGGCCCGAACAGCGCGGGCGGGTCGCGGTCGATGTCCCACATGACCGCGTCGGTGCGGCCGATCAGCTGCCAGCCTCCCGGGCTCTCCCGCGGGTAGACGCCGGAGAACGTCCCGGCCAGGCCGACGGAACCGGCGGGGATCCGGGTGCGCGGGGACGACCGCCGCGGGACGTCGAACAGCGGGTCGTCCCCGACGAGGTACCCGAAACCCGGTGCGTACCCCGTGAACGCGACCGTCCACGTCGCGGCCTGGTGGCGCCGGACGAGTTCCTCGCCGGAGCACCCCAGCAACCCCGCGACCTCGTCCAGGTCCTGCCCGTCGTAGCGGACGTCGAGGGTCACCGACCGGCCCGAGGCGACGAGTTCTTTCGACGGTTCCACCGCCCGCACCCGGTCGACGACGTCGGCGGGGGACGTGGCCCGCGGGTCGAGCACGAGCAGGATCGTGCGCGCCGCCGGGACGACCTCCCGGACCCCCGGCAGGTCGGCGGCGAGCAGCGCGGTGAACAACCGCGTCGTCTCGTCGAGGTCGCTCAGTTCCACCACCACGGCGGTGTCGGAGGCGGGCAGGAACCTCACGACGGGAGCCCCGTGTCGTACTCGCGGTCCAGGACGTCCGTGACGAACATGTGCCCCGGCGCGTGGGTGATCGCGAACGGCGGGCGCGAGGCCAGCACCGCGGCCTGCGGCGTCACCCCGCACGCCCAGAACACCGGCACCTCGCCGTCGCGGACGACGGGCGGGTCCCCGAAGTCGGGGGAGTCCAGGGACGAGATCCCCAGTTCCGCCGGGTCCCCGACGTGGACGGGTGCCCCGTGCACGGCGGGGAACCGGCCGGTGATCGCCACGGCGTCGGCGACCCGGTCGGCCGGGACGGGACGCATCGAGACGCCGAGGTCGCCGCGCAACCGGCCGGCGGGCGCGCACGCCCGGTCCGTCCGGTACATGGGGACGTTCCGGTCGAGTTCCTGGTGACGCACGGGGATCCCGGCCTCGAGCAGCGGCGTCTCGAACGTGAAGCTGCACCCGATGAGGAGGGCCACGAGCCCGTCCCAGTACGGCGTCGCGTCGCGGACCTCCTCGACCACCCGCCCGTCGCGGAACACGCGGTAGGCGGGCAGGTCGGTCCGCGCGTCCGACCCCGGCGCGAGCGCCGACTCCACCTGCCCGACCTCCAGGACGTCGAGCACGGGGCAGGGCTGCGGGTTCCGCTGCGCGAACAGCAGCAGGTCGAACGCCCAGTCCGCCGGGACGGCGACGAGGTTGGCCTGCGTGAACCCGGGCGCGACACCGCTGGTGGGTTCCACGTGCCCGGACCGGTAGGCGGCGCGGGCGTCCCGCGCGGCGCGGCGCAGTTCCTCGGGGGCGAGCCGCACCATCAGGCGGCTCGCGCGACGAACGGCGCGATCGTGACCCCGGCGCCGGTGAGCGCGTCGCGGACGGCGCTCGCCATCGCGACCGCGCCCGGGCTGTCGCCGTGGACGCACAGCGACTGCGCCCGCACGGGGACGTCCGTGCCGTCGACCGCCTCCACGACGCCCTCCTCGACGAGCCGCACCATGCGCCGGGCCACGAGGTCGGCGTCGTGCAGCACTGCGCCGGGCTCCTTGCGGGAGACGAGCTGCCCGGCCGGGGTGTAGGCGCGGTCGGCGAACGCCTCGGCCGCCGTCGCGAGCCCGGCGCGGTCGGCGACGTCGAGGGCGACGCCGCCGGCCAGGCCCAGCAGCACCAGCGAGGGGTCGACGGCCCTGACCGCCGCGACCACGACGGCCGCGGTGGCCTCGTCCACGGCCATGGTGTTGTAGAGGGCGCCGTGGGGTTTGACGTAGACCACGGCGTCGCCGGCCGAGCGGGCCAGCGCCCAGACGGCCCCGAGCTGGTACTCGACCTGGGCCTGCAGCGTCGCCGCGGGCAGGTCGAGGCGTTCGCGGCCGAAGTTCTCGTAGTCGCGGTACCCCGGGTGCGCGCCGATCGCGACCCCGGCCCGGGACGCGGCCAGCACGGTCTCGCGGATGCCCTCGGGGCTGCCCGCGTGGAAACCGCACGAGACGTTCGCGCTGCTGACGACGGCGAGCATCGCCGCGTCGTCGGAGACGGGACGGTCGGGGGTGTTCTCCCCGAGGTCGGAGTTCAGGTCGATGGTCGTCACGGGTGTTCCTCCGGGGTTCAGGCGGACAGGAAGTCGAAGACGGGGCCGACGGACTGCGAGGCCATGAAGAAGCTGATCGCCAGCGCGACCGTCCCGGCGACGAGCAGCCACACGGGGTAGCGGTACCCGCCGAGGACGTCGCGCTGCCGGAACCACCCGATGTAGAGGAACACCGTCAGGCCGATCGGCAGGATCAGCCCGTTGAACCCGCCGACGAAGACGAGCAGCGCGGCCGGCGCGGTGCCGATGGCCAGGTAGACGACGAGCGAGACGACGATGAACGCGACCGTCGTCAGCTGCAGCGGCCACCCGCCGGCGAGCCGGCGGGAGAACGTGGAGAGGAACGTCGAGGACGTGTAGGCGGCGCCGATGACCGACGTGATGGCCGCGGCCCAGAAGATCGCCCCGAAGATGCGGATGCCCGCGTCGCCGAGGACGGCGCCGAACGCCTGGCCCGCGGGGTTGGCCGCGCGGCCCGACAGGTCGAGGGCCACGCCGGAGGCGACGACGCCGAGGACGGCGAGGAACAGCACGTAGCGCATGACGCCGGTGACGAGGATGCCGGTGAGCGAGGCGCGGTGCACGGCGCGCACGTGCTCGGGCCCGGTCTGGCCGGAGGCCAGGTAGCGGTGCGCGCCGGCGTAGGTGATGTACCCGCCGACCGTGCCGCCGACGATCGTCGTGACGGTCGCGAAGTTCACGGTGTCCGGCACGAACGTCTGCCGGAACGCGTCACCGACCGGGGGACCGGAGGCGATGGCGACGGCCACCGTCATGACGATCATGCCCACCCCCAGGACGAGCACGACGCGGTCGACGACCGTCCCCGCCCGCTTGAAGAGGAACACCGCGATCGCGAGCAGCCCGGTGACGAGGCCGCCGACCTTCGGGTCGAGCCCGAGCAGGGCGTTGAGGCCGAGCCCGCCACCGGCGATGTTGCCGATGTTGAAGGCCAGGCCGCCGACGACGACGAGGACCGTCAGCACGTGGCCGGAGTAGGGCACGGCGCTGTTGGCCAGGTCGCCCGCGCGCTTGCCGGTGACGGTGATGAGCCGCCAGACGTTCATCTGCACGGCGAAGTCGATGAGGATCGACAGCAGGATCGCGAAGGCGAACGCCGCCCCGAGCGTGGCGGTGAAGGTCGCGGTCTGGGTGATGAAGCCCGGGCCGATGGCGGACGTCGCCATGAGGAAGATCGCGCCGACGACGGGCCCGCGGCCCGGCCTCCTGCGCGTCGTGCTGAGCGACGAGGTCGAGTCGGTGGCGGTGCTGGCGCTCTCCTGGGCGGGGCGCTCGGTCATGGGGGCTCCCGGGGACGTGGCGACGCTGCTGCGGGCGGGGCTGCCGGACGGCAGCACTCTGTCACCGCTGG from Kineococcus endophyticus encodes:
- a CDS encoding Uma2 family endonuclease, which produces MSTTVERSAPRTVVAHGDALDDWLAERRRLGQDSRDEVWDGVYHVVPHAHSSHGRLAYRLGIALAAPAAERGLSPMGEFNLGTGDRDYRVPDMGWTSTPLEESTLYVPSVEVVVEFESPGDETWAKVPYYFERRVGEVWVVTPQTSSVQVLSGPDRLEQRSAVLGVGTDEVAAALGWR
- a CDS encoding Smr/MutS family protein, with translation MSVDLHSVFRNTRDIDTTLRTFVLRAAASGEPSAEIICGKGEGKLRARVLTYLRQPQIAKLVTGAAVDPDNEGRVVLRF
- a CDS encoding acetyl/propionyl/methylcrotonyl-CoA carboxylase subunit alpha; translated protein: MKTVLIANRGEIAVRVVRAAAEAGLRSVAVYADQDAGALHVRLADAAVALPGTTAAETYLDVDALLAAAETSGADAVHPGYGFLSENAEFARAVEAAGLTWIGPAPETIEALGDKVTARAIARDAGAPLAPGSTRPLADAAEAEAFADEFGLPIVVKAAHGGGGRGMRVARTREEIPDAFESATREAVAAFGRGECFVEKFLDRPRHLEVQVLGDGRGSVTVVGDRDCSLQRRNQKLVEEAPAPGLTAEQRETVHRAARDICAAVQYRGAGTVEFLLGADGTLSFCEVNTRLQVEHPVTELVTGTDLVREQFRIAEGSGPSFLTTPEPRGHAFEFRVNAEDPGRGFLPSAGRVEELRVPSGPGVRWDGGVEAGDTVQAAFDSLAGKLLVHAADRDTALARARRALAEFHVTGIATVLPFARAVVDEPDFSTDGFAVHTQWIESELMPRLEPQLRPAPVTAPALRRFPVEIDGRMATVGLPAEFLAALGSVAPAAVEDTGPEEDALTASAPGTLTSWLVEDGAEVAAGQDVAVVEAMKMEARLTAHRAGTLRRVTSEGTAIGAGEVLARIG
- a CDS encoding 5-oxoprolinase/urea amidolyase family protein; translation: MRFLPASDTAVVVELSDLDETTRLFTALLAADLPGVREVVPAARTILLVLDPRATSPADVVDRVRAVEPSKELVASGRSVTLDVRYDGQDLDEVAGLLGCSGEELVRRHQAATWTVAFTGYAPGFGYLVGDDPLFDVPRRSSPRTRIPAGSVGLAGTFSGVYPRESPGGWQLIGRTDAVMWDIDRDPPALFGPGTTVRFQQVERDLVVLRAPDPEPVASPFSVDVVSPGVQLLLQDLGRPGHLAEGVAASGAADRGALRCANRAVGNSPGTAVLELAGGGAVLRFTGAGVLALAGADTDASVVAADGTRLPVPAAQPVAVEDGDELRLGAQRSGVRTVVAVRGGPAVPAALGSLATDTLSGVGPRPLAAGDRLALHGPAAAPHAVDPGPHPVAELPRRGQVVELDVVLGPRTDWFTDEAVASLLAQEWEVTPRSDRVGLRLAGTPLERRRAGELPSEGAVTGAIQVPPDGQPVLFGPDHPLTGGYPVIGAVVDAHLDLVGQLPPGARVRFRSRAPFADL
- a CDS encoding putative hydro-lyase, with the translated sequence MVRLAPEELRRAARDARAAYRSGHVEPTSGVAPGFTQANLVAVPADWAFDLLLFAQRNPQPCPVLDVLEVGQVESALAPGSDARTDLPAYRVFRDGRVVEEVRDATPYWDGLVALLIGCSFTFETPLLEAGIPVRHQELDRNVPMYRTDRACAPAGRLRGDLGVSMRPVPADRVADAVAITGRFPAVHGAPVHVGDPAELGISSLDSPDFGDPPVVRDGEVPVFWACGVTPQAAVLASRPPFAITHAPGHMFVTDVLDREYDTGLPS
- a CDS encoding LamB/YcsF family protein; amino-acid sequence: MTTIDLNSDLGENTPDRPVSDDAAMLAVVSSANVSCGFHAGSPEGIRETVLAASRAGVAIGAHPGYRDYENFGRERLDLPAATLQAQVEYQLGAVWALARSAGDAVVYVKPHGALYNTMAVDEATAAVVVAAVRAVDPSLVLLGLAGGVALDVADRAGLATAAEAFADRAYTPAGQLVSRKEPGAVLHDADLVARRMVRLVEEGVVEAVDGTDVPVRAQSLCVHGDSPGAVAMASAVRDALTGAGVTIAPFVARAA